From Desulfovibrio sp. TomC, a single genomic window includes:
- the dprA gene encoding DNA-processing protein DprA yields MTDPVVPSAPPEAWTADAGFVAECLACLRLRHQAGVGPRTIKRIFDRYPSAVAALAEARSFGPQGLCDDAAAGSLARGLTTPAAEAELSAAAAKGLTPLPYFHAAYPSRLRELPDPPAVLYVIGDACLLAGPCVAMVGARQCSRYGFGAAYDFAVGLSAAGITVVSGLAYGIDRQAHLGGLAGPGRSVAVLGTGLDLVYPDANLDVWRELAAGGAIISEFAPGTPPRAANFPVRNRIIAGLSLGVMVVEAADRSGSLITARLALEQGREVFALPGPVNLPTFSGCHALLSQGARLVQSAGDIVSGLARELAPYVDAPRPVPPGRPARTPAPASVAAPAPRPAPRRASPAGAKAAPQAGPAGLLAPRPASRPAPGLPEGLGSVEAGVLTLLADGAKHHIDAMGTVLSVAAKDLSSALVLLELKGLVRKWPGMYYTGEAQG; encoded by the coding sequence ATGACCGACCCGGTTGTGCCGAGCGCCCCCCCGGAGGCCTGGACCGCCGACGCAGGGTTCGTGGCCGAATGCCTGGCCTGCCTGCGCCTGCGCCATCAGGCCGGCGTCGGGCCGCGCACCATCAAACGCATTTTCGACCGCTACCCCAGTGCGGTCGCCGCCCTGGCCGAGGCTCGTTCGTTTGGTCCGCAAGGGCTGTGCGACGATGCCGCCGCCGGTTCCCTGGCCCGGGGCCTGACCACCCCGGCGGCCGAGGCCGAATTGTCGGCCGCTGCGGCCAAGGGGCTGACCCCGCTGCCGTATTTTCATGCCGCCTATCCCTCGCGGCTGCGTGAGCTGCCTGATCCGCCGGCTGTCCTTTACGTCATCGGCGACGCGTGTCTTTTGGCCGGCCCCTGCGTGGCCATGGTCGGGGCGCGCCAGTGTTCGCGCTACGGCTTCGGCGCAGCCTACGATTTCGCCGTGGGCCTGTCTGCGGCCGGCATCACCGTGGTCTCCGGGTTGGCCTACGGCATCGACCGGCAGGCCCATCTCGGCGGCTTGGCCGGGCCGGGCCGGTCGGTGGCGGTTCTCGGCACCGGCCTCGATCTGGTCTACCCCGACGCCAATCTCGACGTGTGGCGGGAGCTGGCCGCCGGCGGGGCCATTATCAGCGAATTCGCCCCGGGCACCCCGCCCCGGGCCGCCAATTTTCCGGTCAGAAACCGCATCATCGCCGGCCTGTCCCTGGGCGTCATGGTGGTGGAGGCGGCCGACCGTTCCGGCAGCCTCATCACCGCCCGTCTGGCCCTGGAACAGGGGCGCGAGGTCTTTGCCCTGCCCGGGCCGGTCAACCTGCCGACCTTTTCCGGCTGCCACGCCCTGCTTTCCCAGGGGGCGCGGCTGGTGCAGTCGGCCGGGGACATCGTGTCCGGTCTGGCCCGGGAGCTGGCGCCCTATGTGGACGCCCCCCGTCCCGTGCCGCCGGGACGCCCGGCCAGGACGCCGGCCCCGGCCTCAGTCGCGGCTCCAGCCCCTCGGCCGGCTCCCAGAAGGGCTTCCCCGGCTGGGGCCAAAGCGGCTCCCCAGGCCGGACCGGCCGGACTTTTGGCCCCCAGGCCTGCCTCCCGGCCGGCTCCGGGCCTGCCCGAGGGGCTTGGGTCGGTGGAGGCCGGCGTCCTGACGCTCTTGGCCGACGGGGCCAAGCACCACATCGACGCCATGGGCACGGTCTTGTCCGTGGCCGCCAAGGATTTGAGCAGTGCGCTCGTCCTGCTGGAACTCAAGGGTCTTGTGCGGAAATGGCCGGGCATGTACTACACCGGTGAAGCGCAAGGATAA
- the ybgF gene encoding tol-pal system protein YbgF has product MKRTTLLMGLVALCLTGLLGACGPGNTLAVGKGSEDFRLKAIEANLQKAQDDLKALSGQQQQNDAKLADIHKQLGAIRTVLEGQGVKLPAPGARGSALGVGFAHPGEAVAPEPATAAAAAAEPSPAVPGAPGPGVPGAPGGHSPAMGAPAGQPNGLPPRPAPAAATRSTPPPSAAEMRGRHGGRVGPPETPATPEAAIAADRVEAGPGPRPATAPVATAQAPAAAQATPPSPTVPTAAPAAAAPSPVAAETPPGPKAEEPAATPGSKGSGPAPGYADTATPAQKAEYNRALQLAINGRAAEAKAAFDQFLAANPASPLTPNALYWVGEGAFARGDYQTAIADFDKVAKGWPGHHKAADSLYKMAMAQEKAGDVPAARASLERYLKDYPNAELAGVARQKLQALPK; this is encoded by the coding sequence ATGAAGCGTACGACACTGCTTATGGGGCTGGTTGCCCTGTGCCTGACCGGCCTGCTTGGTGCTTGCGGGCCGGGCAATACGCTTGCTGTGGGCAAGGGCAGCGAGGATTTTCGCCTCAAGGCCATTGAAGCCAATCTGCAAAAAGCCCAGGACGATCTCAAGGCCCTCTCCGGGCAGCAGCAGCAAAACGACGCCAAACTGGCCGATATCCATAAACAACTGGGTGCAATCCGCACGGTTCTCGAAGGCCAGGGCGTCAAACTGCCGGCCCCCGGGGCCAGGGGCAGTGCGCTTGGCGTCGGCTTTGCCCATCCCGGCGAGGCGGTCGCGCCGGAGCCGGCAACTGCCGCTGCCGCCGCTGCCGAGCCGTCCCCGGCTGTCCCGGGCGCGCCGGGTCCGGGCGTCCCTGGCGCACCCGGCGGCCATAGCCCGGCCATGGGAGCTCCGGCTGGTCAGCCAAACGGCCTGCCGCCCCGGCCGGCGCCCGCTGCGGCCACACGCTCCACGCCTCCTCCCTCGGCTGCCGAGATGCGCGGCCGGCATGGCGGCCGGGTCGGTCCGCCCGAGACGCCGGCCACCCCGGAAGCGGCCATAGCTGCGGATCGCGTCGAGGCCGGGCCGGGACCAAGGCCGGCTACCGCCCCGGTTGCGACGGCTCAAGCGCCTGCGGCTGCTCAAGCGACGCCACCGTCCCCGACTGTTCCGACTGCCGCTCCTGCCGCGGCCGCGCCGTCGCCGGTTGCGGCCGAGACGCCGCCAGGGCCAAAGGCCGAGGAACCGGCCGCGACGCCGGGCTCCAAGGGGTCCGGCCCCGCCCCAGGCTATGCTGATACAGCCACCCCGGCCCAGAAAGCCGAGTATAACAGAGCCTTGCAACTGGCTATCAACGGCCGCGCAGCCGAGGCCAAGGCCGCCTTTGACCAGTTTCTGGCCGCCAATCCCGCCAGCCCCCTCACGCCCAATGCCCTGTATTGGGTTGGCGAAGGGGCCTTTGCCCGGGGTGATTACCAGACCGCCATCGCGGATTTCGACAAGGTGGCCAAGGGCTGGCCCGGCCATCACAAGGCCGCGGATTCGCTCTATAAGATGGCCATGGCCCAGGAAAAGGCCGGGGATGTGCCGGCGGCCCGGGCCAGCCTGGAACGCTATCTCAAAGACTATCCCAATGCCGAACTCGCCGGCGTGGCCCGCCAGAAGCTCCAGGCCCTGCCCAAATGA